In Gimesia panareensis, the genomic window CCACGGCCCGACATGTCACCGAAATCCTGCTGGCCGCCCTCAAATCCTCGCGGGAAAACCGGACAGTGGACATCCAATCCCGGCTCTCGATCTATTGAACCACAGGCGAATCTCGCAGGGATTTTGGCGATTTTGGCAGACTCAGCCGCCGGTACGGTGTCGTTTAAACGCCCGGTTGACTATAACTGGCTGTTGGCAGATTGCATGTCGCTGCCAGTCCCTGATCTCATATTTTCCATTCTCTTTTGATACTTGCTGGGAGTGTTTCCGATGACGGAGCGGTCTGAACTCGTTGAACAGCTTCGCTGGAAAAAGATTCCGGTTCTCAATGACGGGTTTGTCTGCCTGGTCGACGTCATGGGCGATGACAGCTCAATTGTTCAGGCAGCCCGCGTCAGCTACGGAGAAGGGACCAAACGCGTCTCCGACGACCGCACGCTGATCCGCTATCTCATGCGTCATCGACACAGCACCCCTTTCGAAATGGCAGAATTGAAGTTCCTCGTCCGTGTCCCCATGGACTGCTGGCGTCAGTGGATTCGGCACCGGACCGCCAACGTCAACGAGTACAGCACCCGCTATTCGGTCGCCATCGATTCGGCCCAGACCACCCTTCCCGGCGAATGGCGGACCCAGGCCACTTCGAACCGGCAGGGCAGCGATGCCCCGCTCCCCGAAGATGTGGGAACCCAGCTGACCGCTGAAGAAACCGAATTCCAGGAAAAAGCCCGTGCGGTCTATGAAGCCCGCCTCGAAGCCGGCGTCGCCCGTGAACAGGCCCGAAAAGACCTGCCCCTGGCAACCTACACCGAGGCCTATTGGAAAATCGATTTACATAACCTGATTCATTTCCTGAGCTTACGTATGGATTCGCACGCTCAGTGGGAGATTCAGGAATACTCACGGGCCATCGGCGAACAGATCGTCAAACCCCTCTTCCCGGTCGTCTGGGAAGCCTTTGAAGACTACCGCCAGGGCGCCATGTTCCTCACCCGGCTCGATAAAGGGGTGATCGAACGCCTGATGGCTAAGGCGGCCGCCGATTCTCTGGCCCCGCCGTTCTCTCCCGAACTCTTCCTCGAAGTGCAGGATGAGACCTGGAAAGCACTCAAACGCAGCCGGGAACGGGATGAATGCCAGTCCAAGCTGGAACGTATGGGAATCCTCAAAGCCGAATAAAAGTGGCCGTCTGAACACTTTTTGTGTGAAAATTGCAGACTGATCCCTCGCGTGGCTTTGCATAAACCGGAGGTTGTGTTATCTTTATCGGTCCCGCTCTGTAGCGCGAGGTCCCTTTGTGCGACCCGTTACAGTCGAATTCGTCTGAATTCTCATCTCTGATGAGACCGATTGATATTTATGTAGATCCCGAACCAAGTGGATCTGTGTACCAGACATTGACAGAAATCAGGAAAAAGAAAAGGTGATTTGAGTGGTTAAGCTTCGGTTACGAGAAAACGAATCTATTCAGGAGGCAGTCAAACGGTTCCGCAAGATTGTTGAACACGCTGGTATCAAAAAAGAAATGCGTCGCCGCGAATACTACGAAAAGCCCAGCGATGAAAACCGAAGAAACAGACGACGTGCAGAACGGCGTGCCCGTCTCTCCCGTCTGCAGAACAATCAGTAATCACTGAGATCTGACAATACAATAAAAAACGCATCCCCTTTTGGATGCGTTTTTTTATGCGCCCTCAGTTGTCTGAGTTGGCTTCGCTCGATTCTGGTTTACTCTCAGCAGGCTGAGTTCGCTGTTTGACTTCCGCTTTCTGCTTCTCGACAAACTCTCTCACTTTCTGCTTTGAAATGCGGGGCATGCCACTCACCTCATTCCCTTCCGCTGCGGTATCAAACACGATCACCTGATCATCCTGATCCACCAGCATCCGCAAATGATAGGTTTTGAAGATTCCGTTCCAGCGATAATGGTACAACTTCAGAATCGCACCGGAATCATCCAGCTCCTCTGCAGGCTGGCCCTGGAGCATCGTTTCCTGAAACTCTTTGAAGGGGACTTCTCCCATTT contains:
- the rpsU gene encoding 30S ribosomal protein S21, whose amino-acid sequence is MVKLRLRENESIQEAVKRFRKIVEHAGIKKEMRRREYYEKPSDENRRNRRRAERRARLSRLQNNQ
- the thyX gene encoding FAD-dependent thymidylate synthase; the encoded protein is MTERSELVEQLRWKKIPVLNDGFVCLVDVMGDDSSIVQAARVSYGEGTKRVSDDRTLIRYLMRHRHSTPFEMAELKFLVRVPMDCWRQWIRHRTANVNEYSTRYSVAIDSAQTTLPGEWRTQATSNRQGSDAPLPEDVGTQLTAEETEFQEKARAVYEARLEAGVAREQARKDLPLATYTEAYWKIDLHNLIHFLSLRMDSHAQWEIQEYSRAIGEQIVKPLFPVVWEAFEDYRQGAMFLTRLDKGVIERLMAKAAADSLAPPFSPELFLEVQDETWKALKRSRERDECQSKLERMGILKAE